tgggatcgagtcccgcatcgggctctctgctcagcagggagcctgcttccctctctctctctctgccggctgctctgcctacttgcctctctctgtgtcaaataaataaattaaaaaaatcttttattaaaaaaaatatatttaactctGTGCCCATTCTGTATCAGACCCAAGGTTGGCACCAGGTTGGGCTTCCCTGTAAGGCTGTGCACTGTGCACACAGGAAGTGAGTGAGGCTGGAATTCAGCCCTCCCTTCCTTTGCCGCGCCGCGTATTTTGGTGTGGGCTTAGTTCTCCTCCCAGGAGGAAGAGGCGACTTCTTCTTGGCACAAAGACACCATCTACTTGACAAGTCTTGCACCCCCTGTGCTGTATCTGCCCAGGAAGGGGGGGGCTTTCTTCTGGTTTATGTAAAGACACTCCAAAGGCTAAAGCTAGCCCCTACTTTGTAGAAATGACACGCCTTGAGTCTGTCCCTATTCGAATCCATTTGACTCTTCTGTACTGAACTTCCTATGCTGTAAACCTgatcctgcctctcccctgcatCCTTCAACAGCTCACTGACATCTATGAGCTCGGGTCCAGAGTCATGGACATGGTGTGCAAAAACCCTTGATCATCTCATatctgccttctctccagagTCATTTCTCCCCAAGCCTCCCCATGCACTTCTCGCTTCAGCTGTGCTGGAGTTTTTCCCGTTGTTGGGATGTGCCAAAATCCTTCCCACTGGCCTCATCCTCTTCGTGTGCTGTTTGCCTAGGCTGGGGACATCATTCACGCACCATCCCACCACCTCACAATGTACTTACTGGTGATgatgaaggagggggagggagaggaggagaaaatgaaatgatgATAAAGATGATGAGTATCTACCGTAACAGACTGTTAGAACAACTTTTCCTGTGCCTGGAAATGGAACTAAGATCCACAACCCATAACTATAGATGCTTTGTGTCCCCACATTCTTCAaaagagccaccagaatgttTCCCAGTGCTAAATGGCCTACAACAATCAACCCCATCAGACACACTCACCCCTGCTCTATATAAGcaggttgtggggggtggggggcaatgaGAGACTCGTGGAGGACACAGAAGGGTTTTCCTCCCCTTCCatgcctgccccttcccacccaaaGAAGCCAAGGGTGGGGGGAGCCAATATACTTATGGTATTTGCAAAAATGGGAGACAAGTAGTCCATTTTCCAGTTAGATGTCTACTGGggaggcagggcacagaggaacACAGCAGAGCAGGCCGCATGGCCCCTCAGCCTCCTAAAGGTGCCATAGGAGTTTGCTAGACTGGGAAGTCTTGGAGATGGCCCCCGCCCCAGAAAGGTGCTTGCTAGGTACATGATCCATTGGCAAAGGGTTTGGGAGTGTGCTATGGGTTAGGCTGGAGGAATGTTGAgctggaatagaatagaaaataaggAGCTGGGAAACAAATCTCTCATGTGCCATTGACCTTCATCCAAAGGTCACCAGGAACATACCTATCTATAGTCGAATACATCAGCTTTCTTACTCAATGTACCAAGAACGAATGGGCTGCAGAGTTCCCACAGTTAAGAGTGTTAGAAAGAACCGATTGTAGGATTTGGACTTTGGCTGAGTAATTTTGGGGATGGTCTAAGGAGGCAGGAGTTCACTCTGGATGGAACAATTCTATGATTATCTCAATCATTCTTATCCATAGGGAAGGCAGACTTGAGTAATAGAAATAATTGGTAAAgcagcagtctttttttttctttcaagtttttatttaggtCAAGTAGTAGTCTTGCTTAGCGAGGGAGGGGCGGCTTAGTACTTTGTGGCCGGCACCTTGTCTGGAGTAGGGAGAAGAGTTTGCCTTTATTGCCCTCGAGGAAACCAACCctcccagcaccttgatcttgggcttcaaAACTCTGgagctgtaagaaaataaatttctgggggcgcctgggtggctcagtgggttaaacctctgccttcggctcgggtcatgatcccaggatcccagggtcctgggatcaagccccacatatgatatctgctgagcagggagcctgcttccccctctctctctgcctctctgcctacttgtgacctgtctgtcaaataaataaataaatcttaaaaaaaaagaaaagaaaagaaatttctgttgtttataccACCTTATCTCTAGTATTTGATTATGGCAGCCTCGCAAACTAATACACATGTATAACAAGTAAAGAGATTGAGTTAGTAACAAAATACGGTCCGTGAAGAAAAGCCGGGACCCAGATGACTTCACTGGTGAAGTCTGCTAAACATCTGAGGAAAAATTAATACTAGCTCTTCAGAAtctcttcaaaaacaaacaaacaaacaaaaacagaagatgaGAGACTATTCCTAACTCACTCTGAGGCCACTAtcaccctgacaccaaaaccaaaaacaaagcaagCTGTGGTCCAATATTGCCAATGAATGCAGATGCCAAAACCCCGCAACAGCATATTAGCAGACCAAACCCAGAAACACATAAAAAAGGGTGATAaccatgactaagtgggattttATCCCAAGCAGGCAAGTTTGATTTAAcggtcaaaaatcaattaatttgtCATGGGGTGTCAATGGAATGAAACACATCTTTAattgatcctctcaacagatcCAAAAAAGGTATTTAGCAATTTGAGAGTTAAAATTCCAACTCTTGGTGATAAAAGCACTTAACAAAATGGGGGACAGAAAAGAATTTCCtcagggtacctggatggctccgtgggttaagcctctgccttccactcaggtcatgatctcagggtcatgactgagccccacatagggctctctgctcagcggggagtctgcttcccgcccccgcccccgcctgcctctctgcctccttttgatctctgtcaaacaaataaataaaatcttaaaaaaaaaaaaaaaaggaaagaatttcctCAACCTAATATGATCATCTATGAAACACTCACAGGCAACATTATCCTTAGTGGTGAAAGAAAGCATTCCTTCTAAGGTTAAGGTCAGgaccaagacaaggatgcccactcttaccacttcttACCACATTATACTGGAGGCTCTACCCAGGACAGTTaggcaaggggggaaaaaaggcgtCAAAATTAAACAGGAAGAAGTATAAAGTTCcctctatttgcaaatgacataatccTTTCTCCAGACCCAGGCCTTTCAACGGATTAGAGCGAAAGCTGAATTGGTATCTTCTTTCTTGCAGGCAAGGAGTTGTCATATGGCTTTGTCCTCAGGCTCCATTTtcctgccatttctttttttgtttgtttgtttgttttttcacatttttcaatttatttattttcagaaaaacattattcattattttttcaccacacccagtgctccatgcaagccgtgccctctataatacccaccacctggtaccccaacctcccacccccccgccacttcaaacccctcagattgtttttcagagaccatagtctctcatggttcacctccccttccaatttacccaaattcccttctcctctctaacgccccttgtcctccatgctatttgaacacaaataagtgaaaccatatgataattgactctctctgcttgactatttcactcagcataatctcttccagtcccgtccatgttgctacaaaagttgggtattcatcctttctgatggaggcatcatactccatagtgtatatggaccacatcttccttatccattcatccgttgaagggcatcttggttctttccatagtttggcgaccgtggccattgctgttataaacattggggtacagatggcccttcttttcacgacatctgtgtctttggggtaaatacccaggagtgcaattgcagggtcatagggaagctctatttttaatttcttgaggaatctccacactgttctccaaagaggctgcaccaacttgcattcccaccaacagtggaagagggttcccctttctccacatcccctccaacacatgttgtttcctgtcttgttaattttggccattctaactggtgtaaggtgatatctcaatgtgttttaatttgaatctccctgagggctagttatgatgaacattttttcatgtgtctgatagccatttgtatgtcttgatttgagaagtgtctgttcatatcttctgcccattttttgatgtgtttgcctgtttcgtgtgtgttgagtttgaggagttcattatagatcctggatatcaaccttttgtctgtactgtcatttgcaaatatcttctcccattctgtgggttgcctctttgtttttttgactgtttcctttgctgtgcagaagcttttgattttgatgaagtcccagaagtttattttcgcttttgtttcctttgcctttggagacatatcttgaaagaagttgctgtggctgatatcaaagagactactgcctatgttctcctccaggattctttttttttttttttaaagattttatttatttatttgacagagagagatcacaagtaggcagagagtcaggcagagagagagagaggaggaagcaggctccctgctgagcagagagcccgatgcgggactcgatcccaggaccccgagatcatgacctgagccgaaggcagcggcttaacccactgagccacccaggcgcccctctcctccaggattctgatggattcctgtctcacgttgaggtcttttatccattttgagtttatctttgtgtacggtgtaagagaatagtcgagtttcattcttctacatatagctgtccagttttcccagcaccatttctccttcttctgaatAACCACATTTGTGCCTATTTGCAGGTCTCCTTAGTGGCGCTATCACACagcccaggcgcccccttcagtGACAAGAACGCCACTGCTCTTCTGCTTCCTGGGCAGTGAGGACCCCCAAAGGAATTCGACTGTCCCGAAGGCTTGCATTCTTACTGCTGGCTTTGATGCAGGGTTTCAGGACACCATACAGCTGCAGTCAGTGTCCCTatgctcccccccacacacatacacacaacatatAGAGCCTCAGGGCTTCATTCAGCCACACACCCACCTGGGAACTAACTTGATAAGCACCTTTGCTGCCTGTCTTCCCTTTCTGTCCATGTCTATCCGCCTCCCCAAACCCCACTGCAACTGGTGTGTCCTTATGTGGCCTCTCAAGTAAACTACTTGCCCTGGACTCCTTATTCTCTGGTCAGGTTGCGGGAAAGTAAAACTGTGACAGGATAGTCACAGTGGGTCATCATCAACTTAGTGGAACTTGACCAATGAGCTCACAACGTTGCAACAGAACAGGAAATACCAGAGTGCGCTCTGGATTTGTTTCAGTTTGGGACCGTATACTGGGTCATGTAAACTGTATCTCACAGTGTGACGAAGGCAAGAATATTTAGGAAAACTCTGCTCCGAAGACTTCTCATCGTTCCTAAACAATGGCCATGTCCACATATGACCTTGTAAAGAAAAGTGTCACTTTCCCAGAATATCTAAGGAGATGCCAAAAAGGAGTGCTAGGTTTTCTAGAGAGAAGGATGCTTCGTTTTTTTATTACCTGAATAAGTTTTGTGAttgtataattttcaaaaaagtttaCAAAGGAATCCTAGGAAAGCCGATGAGAGTGACATCACATATTGCCGGTGGCATCGTGAATCGCACACTTGGAGTCAGCAATCCCATAAATCCTCAGATTTATACTAAGAAAAAAGAACTCTAAAGAACTAAAAGACATGTAGAATGACGCACGTTGCAGTGTTGTATGTTCAATAAAAAGGGACAGAATTTAAAGGTCTGGATAGGATGGATTTCTAAGCGCATACTCTCAGAAAAAGAGCCTTCAAGGGTAAGACTGCAGAGCACTTTAcagggagatggaggaggaaaTGTCAGTCGTTTGTATCAAACACCTCATGGGATTACGGGGGAAATTGCTTCGGGTGCCTCAGCGGCACACCCAGCGGTGCCCTGCTCTCTGGAGAGGTGTGATGGAGATGCACCACAATTTAGAATGAACCCAAGGCGATGAAGCAGCTCTCATGAATTCCAGAACTCACACTTGAGCTTGACTCGGCATAAGCGAGCACAGGGGGAGGAGTCAATTAGGAAGTTCCAAAAAAGAGGAGGGCTTGGCAATGGTTTGTCCTCTTAGCCCGGCACCCGAGACCACAGTCGGTCTGCGGCCGACGGGGACACAAATCCCCCCGTGGCGTTTTAAACACGATTTGTTCTTCAAAGAGTCATCAGCAGTCAGGTGTCCCAGGCCCAAGGAGAATTTAATCGATTAAACACAGGGTCGTCACGAAGTCGTTGTTGTCGTCAAGAAGTATACACATCGGGGCTGGGACAGGCGCCGTCCCCGCGGGCGACCCCGAGGGACTGGGGGGCAGGGCGCGGGGCTGAGCGCAGGGGCCCGGGCGCAGCGGGGGCGGCGCGCTGGGAGGCAGAAGGCGAGCGAAGCGGACGCGAGGCCGAGCGCCCCGGGCCCGCGCGCAAGCCCGCCCCGCCGGCAGGGGCGCGCTGGAGCCGGGCGGTCCCGGGAGGCGCGGCGCGGGCGGGGCGGCCGAGCTCTCACCGCCCCGGGGTGTGGTTCCCGAggccgggccgggcggggcgCCGGGTTTAAAGCGCGGGGCTGCGGGACCGCACTCACTCGCGCTCCCGCCGCCTCCGCACGCAGCCATGGAGCGGCCGCCGCTGAGCGTCCTGCTCGTCGGCGCCGCcggcctgctgctcctgctcctgcccctctcctcttcctcctcttcggACGCCTGCGGCCCCTGCGAGCCGGCCGCCTGCCCGCCCCTGCCCCCGCGGGGCTGTCCGCTGGGCGAGACCCGCGACGCGTGCGGCTGCTGCCCGGTGTGCGCCCGCGGCGAGGGCGAGCCGTGCGGGGGCGGCGGCGCCGGCAGGGGGTACTGCGCGCCGGGCATGGAGTGCGTGAAGAGCCGCAAGAGGCGGAAGGGTAAAGCCGGGGCAGCAGCCGGCGGCCCGGAGGTGAGCGGCGTGTGCGTGTGCAAGAGCCGCTACCCGGTGTGCGGCAGCGACGGCGTCACCTACCCCAGCGGGTGCCAGCTGCGCGCCGCCAGCCTGCGGGCCGAGAGCCGCGGGGAGAAGGCCGTCACCCAGGTCAGCAAGGGCACCTGCGAGCAAGGTGGGCACGAGCGCTTTCCCTTCCGACCCCGCCCGGGCGGCCGCGCGCCCCCTGGCGGATCAGACTCGACAGGGCGTCCGCCGTCGCGGTGCCGGGCGACGACCCAGTGGGCATCCCGGGGGGAGACGGAGGCGAAGGGAGGGGTTGGCGCCGCCGGGAAGCGTGGACGAcgccccctcttctctctccctctctctctctctctctggttttattTTGATAGCTTGTTGCGTGCGCCCAGAAGTGAGGACTGGCGAGTGTATATACATTCAGATGGCAAGTCGATTCGCAAAAGCTGCCCCACTCTTTGGGAAAGCCAGGGATGCCCTCTTCCTCGTCCTTTCTTGGCTTGGGTGGATAGGTAGAAGTGAAgtcagagagggggaaagagttTGACGATGAAGTGCAAAGCAAGGACTTTCAAAGAAGTTATTTATCCTGCGTTTAATTGGCTAGGCtgtaagaattttgaaaattggATTTTATGGTTCTTAATATTAGAGTAATTCACTTACTGGAAATTAAAGATTCTCAAACAGTAATCTAGCTAATTATTTGTGGGCAAGAGGTACAAACTCTTGGAAGAATGTTTTTATGTAGTTTATATTATGAACCTTAtgaccattttgttttctttcttgtcccGTTTTTGTGTAACTCGTCCCCAGGATGCCCTGTTCAGCAAGAATGTCTTTGAGGTTATGTTAGATcgtttattttaattccagacaGGTCCAAACTTgccataaatgaaagaggaaaataaataagtgtCTGGACTTGTAAGGGGAAAGAGACCTCTGAGATTTTAACTCTGTCTGAAATAACATTTTCCGTAGGCAGTAATTTCAAGGGAAAGCTAGAGATCCAACCTTGGCAGTCCCTctcctggccccagccccagccaatgtagaaaaagggaaggaggcagTTCTCTTGAAATGACAGAAGCAGTTGCTTCCTTAAGCACAGCCCAGACTTTTCCCCACACTttccaaataattctttttttagagcTTTTCCCAGAAATCCATACTCTGATAGGTCATATGTCACTAATTTCAGAGTTCACTACTGAAAGCCTTAAGTCGTGTAACTTACTGTTGACTCCTTAGATTACTGTCACCTTAAACTTAGAAAATCACAACCCAAAATAATTCACAGACTTTTCCAACAGAAACACAGTCATTTGTTCTTTTGGATCTAATTTATCAGTCATTTCCTGAAAAGAGAAATGTGTGCagtttaaaaattcattccaAATACTGTGATTTTTCTTATAAACCTTCCAAGGGGGATTTTTCCCCATAGTCTTTCCAAAGGACTGGTACTTGCTTATCAGAGCGGAAGGTTCACTGGGTGATTGTTTAAGCATTGTTGCCGATTCTGGctggttttattcctttttctctcctactATGTGCGTCTCTAAACACACAGTGGGATTATAAAATCTTGAGACTGGATAGTCGTATAGAATAGTCTCATCACCTGATGCCAGGTATACCCAGTTTCTCAACATCTTTTCAGACTGCAAACCCCACGAAGATATggacctgttttttctttttttctgggaaaatgtTAAGGGAAATAGCATCTAAAACTGGCAACTTTGACATAAATTAGCCTTTTCTTCCCAAACTAAATTTAGAGATATGGGACCGTTTATTATTACGCCATAGAAAGCAGAAAAGACTGTAAGGTCTACCAGTATACTTTTCTACAGCAGAGACGAATGGGGCCAAAACCAGATCTCCTGATCTATTTCTCCTGATGTGACAGGCGAACCTGACAGTGCTGTTTCTTTCTGTGCCATTTAGTCCAAAGGCTCTGCAAAGACTACGAGATGCATTTTCTAGGTTCCTCCAGCCATTTCTACCCCGAGAAGAAACTTGAGTTAGGCTTCCTCAAGTATTGAGAGGAAGGGGGTGTTCCTGTTCATCCCGTTTACCGGCAATAATGGAGCATCTAGTACACGTCAGCACTGTGCTGACACAAGTGTTCTCCAGCCACGGATGCACAAACAGATCTGGTGTTGATGAGTGAGAAACTATCCCTACAAGTCGCAATCTCACCTTCTTGAGTGCTTTCCTTGGAGCCCTGGAGACCCTCCCGATTGTCCCCTTCTTTTCTGAGATCACCACCTACCTACGGTCTGGGGAAAGATCTTGGTCTGCTTGTTTTCTGTGCCTGTGATGAGAGGCAAAGCCGTCATCTTGAAATATGTCCAAATGGTAATGAGCTAATCATCTCAAACCTTGGAACTGCCGTCATGAATTTAGAACCATTAGATCTGATTGAGGTCCCTGATGTCCTGAGCAAGTGGAAGAGGGGATTTGACAATTCAGTTTGATAAAAAGTTCTGGAGGTGCTGAAGTCTATAATAAAATCACTCAGTTGGAAGAGAACAGGGCGCTCCTTTATTCTGGTTCTTGGTTGACGCCTTTTGTTCGTGGTTTGTTCGTGGTGCTTTAAATCCGAGCTTCTTGGGGATTCCATTGCAGCCACTTTGGGTCTCTGTGTTTAGTACTTTGGAACCCAAGTTCAGACTACCTCTTGACCATAATGGTATTATTTTggcctcttctccccacccccctcatgGTCCAGGCACAGAATGCTGCAGTTTGCTGTTTGCAATCAAACCCTCACTATTTCCCACCCTTTGAATTCCAGGCCTTCAAGGATCAGCCCCTGTCCCTTTCTCCTGCCCCAACCCCACTGCGCTCCACCTACCCCGCACCCCCATGATGATGTCCTTGTCCTCCTTCGGTTCTCTGGAAGCATCCAGCCATTTTCCAACCATATTTATTGCACAGATACTATGTATATATAAGCAAGAGGCATTCTACCAGAATACTAAGACACTGAGCTCTAGAGCCGGACTCCCGGGTGGGCATCTTAACCCCGCTTACCCTGGGGCAAGTTACTTGACCACTTGAGACTGGGTTTCCTCAACTGTAATAAAAGGACTAGAAAGTATGCTCCGTGAGGAAAGGGAATTCTCGCTTCCTGATCTGGGCCTCCATCCCTGCCTGGCACTAGTAGGTGCTTTAAACATGCGCTGGATGAATTTTGAGTGTGCCAGGTGCTCTAGTCTCCGGGCAAGCAGCCTCGAATAAAATAAACAGGATCCCGCTCTCATGGCTTTTGCTGAAAGCTTTAGACGGAAACAGCACATTTGACAGCATGTGCCCTGAGAAGGTACAACGGGAAATGGGATGGAGGCTGGGGATGGAGGAGCCATGTGAAGTGAAGCCGGGCCAAGCCCCGCAGATTTCGGCCAAAGGACCAGAATTCCCAAGGGAAAAACCAGCTCTGCGGGTTCGTAGAGCGCTCCCCATTGTCCCCACAGggctctgggcatatctgtcctCCGCACTAGACCAGGAGCGTCCTGAAAGAGGGACTCCATCTTAGAATGATTTATAAACACAGTGGCTGGCGGTTAGTTGGACATTTGGTAAATACGTATTGGTTAAACAAAGGGATCCATGGAAGAAAGAGCCTTCCCATTTGGAAATGCAGGCTATGGACCCTGCTGCCTGTCTGTCTCTTTTCTCCGTGTAGGTTCTGCCTTCCTGAAGTCTAGGCCAAGGAATACATCTGACCCTTGACTCCTCTTCCCTTCTAATGCTGTCCTGAACTCTAACATTAGGGAGTCAGTTTCCCCCCGAAATCCCAACATTTCTCCATCCCGTTTATGGTAAGAATTAGGCTCAGAGCTGCAGAAA
The DNA window shown above is from Neovison vison isolate M4711 chromosome 11, ASM_NN_V1, whole genome shotgun sequence and carries:
- the IGFBP7 gene encoding insulin-like growth factor-binding protein 7; protein product: MERPPLSVLLVGAAGLLLLLLPLSSSSSSDACGPCEPAACPPLPPRGCPLGETRDACGCCPVCARGEGEPCGGGGAGRGYCAPGMECVKSRKRRKGKAGAAAGGPEVSGVCVCKSRYPVCGSDGVTYPSGCQLRAASLRAESRGEKAVTQVSKGTCEQGPSIVTPPKDIRNVTGAQVYLSCEVIGIPTPVLIWNKVKRGNHGVQRTELLPGDRDNLAIQTRGGPEKHEVTGWVLVSPLSKDDAGEYECHAANSQGEASASARITVLDAIH